TGGCCGTCTTTATTGGCCTCCTGCTGCTGAAGGTCAAAGTCGAATCTGTCTTTGGTTATATTATGGATCCGGCCTGTGACCGCAGTCCTTTCATTTTCAGTCGTTACTGAGCAGATGACAACCGGTTTTTGGTTAAACGGCCGGCTGAAACTGACGTTTTGGGTGCTGTTGGTTTCAAATGTTGCCGCCTCCATCTGGATGCCGTTTGGCAGTTCATGTCTGCCCGCCTCAACGACAAGGTAGCTGGCGTTTTCATTAACATGCCAATCGTCAAGGTATTCCCATTCCTGAATCCGGATATCAAAACCTTCCCAGTTTAGATTTTTGATTCTGATCACCCCGGGATCGCTTCCGTTTAAGCTCATGGGCTTGGCCACGATCACCGGATCATAGAAGATTTTTTCAAAGATCACGGATTGCCATTCATGATTGATCTCGATTTCTGCAAATTCTATGGAGTCTTCAAAGACATCTTCTGAGATGTACTGCTCATCTGTGCTTTCATCATCAGAGCTGTCAGTACCGCTGTCCGATTCCGGATCGGTGCTGTCTGTCTCCTGCTCATTTGTGGTGTCCTCTCCGGAATCATCGCTTGTGTCCGCTGTATTATCGGAGGTTTCATCGGTGGATCCTGCGGTATGATAAACGGTTTCGGAAAAATCGCTTTCATTGCCGTTTCCATCCAGGCTGGTGGCGGCAAATGCGTATTCATATCCGGTTTCGAGATCAAAGAATGTGTGGCTGGTAGTGTCTGCAGCGTCAATGGTGACATCGGGTGTGGATTTGAAGTCGGTGCCGGACTTTCCATAGTAGAGGTTGTATCCGGCAACCCGGTCGTCATCCGGCCGGCTCCAGGAAAGGGTGACATCCCCGGACTGGGTGTCTTCGGATACGGTGCCGTCGGTTTGGTCATCTGTATTGTCGCCGTCGCCTCCGGAGTCGGCATCCGAGCTGCTGTCATCGCTGCTGCCATCATCTCCGGATTCCGAATCCGAACCGTCATTGTCAGTTTCGTTGGAATCTTCGGGGTCCACGCTATAATAAATGGTTTCGGAAAAATCGCTTTCATTGCCGTTTCCATCCAGGCTGGTGGCGGCAAATGCGTATTCATATCCGGTTTCGAGATCAAAGAATGTGTGGCTGGTAGTGTCTGCAGCGTCAATGGTGACATCGGGTGCGGATTTGAAGTCGGTGCCGGACTTTCCATAGTAGAGGTTGTATCCGGCGATTCGGTCGTCATCCGGCCGGCTCCAGGAAAGGGTGACATCCCCGAACTGGGTGTCTTCGGATACGGTGCCGTCGGTTTGGTCATCTGTATTATCGCTGTCGTCTCCGGAGTCTGCATCCGAGCTGCCATCATCGCTGCTGCCATCATCTCCGGATTCCGAATCCGAGCCGTCATTACTGGTATCGTCGTTTTCTTCCGTGCAGGCGGCATCGGTTCCGTCGCAGTTCTGGTCAATGCCGTCGCCGCAGATTTCCTCTGCGCCGGGATAAACAGAAGCGTCGTTGTCATTGCAGTCCCCGTCGTTGACACTGTAGCCGTCACCGTCATTGTCAGCGTCATCCGGGTCAACAGTAAATGTGATTTCCAGCCTGGGTCTTGTATTGGCGTCAGCTGCCTCGGATGCGGCAAAATAGCGGTGGCTGTTGGCTGCAGCCGAGTCATCCGAGTTGATCATCAGGCCGTAATTGGCATCCGGGTTGTCCACCCAGGCCTTGGCCATGCCGGAAATGTCCCATTGCTTGTATCCGGGCTCCTGGTTCAGGGTCTTGACATCTTCTGCTGCGGTAATATCGGCCTGGGCCAGGGGGATGTCGTTGTAGCAGTCGCTGTTGGCGGTCCACTCCTTGACCCCGTCGTAGGTGTAGCCGTTGGCGCCGTTGAATTCCGGGTTGTGGTTGAGGATCTTATGTACGGACAGGTCATAGGATCCGTCCCCGCCGGCAGCAGTTTGATACAGATGCAGCACGGCGCTTTGAATCTCTGCCCCGTCAGGCAGTGCGGAAAGATCGGCCTTAAGCAAAATGGCGTTGGCCGGCGTATTTTCCGGCCAGGTATAGGTGTTTAGCTGCTCACTGGCACTATTGGTTTCTTCATTGATGTTGATAAAGGTATCGGTGAGGGTCCCGAGCTCATGTGCATCCGCGGTATCTCCGAATACCAGTAGCTGGTTTTCGTCGTCTGTGGTTTCCGTGGAGCCTACGGTATGATTGATGGTTTCGGAAAAATCGCTTTCATTGCCGTTTCCATCCAGGCTGGTGGCGGCAAAATCATATGTCTGCCCTTCTTTGAGCTCTGAAATGGTGCAGCTGGTGATATCCGGGGAGTCAATGCTTTGGCCCGGCGCTGACTTGAAGTTGGTTCCGGTTTCCCCGTGATATATATTATACCCGGCAACCCGGTCGTCATCCGGCCGGCTCCAGGAAAGGGTGATTTCAGCACAAAAGGCAGTTGAGGATAAAAGGGAAAATAAAAAAAATAATCCGATTGTTAAAGTAAAACTTTTTGTTCTGTGTTTGTCCGTGCGCATTCCAGCCTCCTAGGTGTTGTTTGAGCCGTGGAGATACCAACACCTTCAAGGAGGTGGAGCATCCGCCCGGCAGGCCCGCCGCCGTATCCTTTGAAAGGACTTAGGCCGGTTCCTTTGCGTCTCACCTTTTCAGGTGAATTGCCTTTTTCAAGCGGTTTGATAAAGTTGTGTCAGGTTTCCGCGGGTAATGTTAGCAAGGCATGTGCCAAGTGGGATTTTCAGGTGAGGACATAATAATCAATATAAATTATTTTCTTTTATTTCGATTTGTTATCGTAGTACGGCAGAAAAATTTCTTCAAAGGATACTTTGATAAAAAAGGCAAAAAAACGCCCTGATTGTTGTATGGAAATATACAACTACGTATACAAAAAAATACAAAGATAATTCCAGAGAGGAAAATCTCTGGCGGTTGCGGGGGTGAAATCGGTTTCAGGACAAGAGTAAAATTACGGCGTGCTTGAAAATCAGGGCAGGACAGGGTATAAATAAAAATACGGGAACTTTTACGGCACCATCTAAAATCAGACTTTTACGAGAGCATCAATTTTGAAAAACCAGCAGAAGCCATTGATGCTTTTGCGTCCGCAAAGGAGGCGTGTTTGTTTTTGTTCAACAGCCGGATATGGTACAGTATTGCAGTTTTTTGCGGCATTTTGGTATTGTGGACATATGGCTGCGATCAATTAACCGGCTCCATGCCATCCCGGTCCCTGGCGGAAATCAAAAACAGCGGCAAGCTGGTTGTGTTAACCCGCAATGCCCCCACTACCTATTACATTGATCAAACAGGCCAACCCACTGGTCCGGAATATGATCTGGTTGAATCCTTTGCAGAATTTCTCGGAGTGGATGTCGAATATCAGATTTGCCAAACTGTTGATCAGGTTTTGACCGATCTGGAACAGGGAAAGGGAGATCTGGCCGCCGCCGGTCTGACCATAACCGAGGCCCGGGAGGAAAAGTTCCGGTTCTCTCCGCCGTACCAGGAAATCACTCCCCAGGTGGTCACCCGGCGGGACCGCATTCAGCCTGAATCCATTGAAGACCTGCTGGGTATCGAAATTGTTGTCATTGCCAGCAGCAGCTATGCTGAACGGCTGGCCCATCTCAGGGACACCGAGTATCCGGAGCTGCAGTGGGAGGAGGCTCAGGATCTGGCCACCGAGCAGCTCCTTTTTGATGTGTGGGCGGCCAATATTGACTGCACCATTGCCGATTCCAATATCGTGGATATCAACCGGCGTTATTACCCGCAGCTTATGGCCCCCATCAACCTGGGACGCGCCCAGCAGCTGGGATGGGCCATGGCACCCCGCAGGCGTGATCTTTCCCGGGCCATTGCCAAATGGATGAAGGATTTTGAGCAGACCGGGCAGATGGATCATGTCCATGAAAAATACTATGGGTTTTTTGAGGCCTTTGATTACGTGGACACCATGCGGTATCTGCGGCGGATCCAGGCACGGTTTCCAAAGTACCGGGAGTATTTCCGCCAGGCTGCGGAAAAATATGATCTGCCCTTTGATCTGCTCGCGGCCCAGGCTTACCAGGAATCCCATTGGAATCCGCATGCCGTCAGCCCCACGGGTGTTCGCGGCATCATGATGCTGACGCTGACAACAGCCAGGGAAATGGGCGTGTCCAACCGCCTGGATCCCAGGCAAAGTATATTCGGCGGCGCCAAATATCTGGCCCGGCTCAAAAAAAGCTTCAGCGAAAAAGTGACCGAACCGGATCTGACCTGGCTGGCCCTGGCGGCCTACAATGTGGGCCGGGGTCATTTGCACGATGCCCAGATACTGGCCCGGAAATTGGGTCTAAGTCCGCATTCATGGCGGGATCTTAAGCAGGTGTTGCCGTTGCTGGCCGATCAGGAGTATTATAAAGATTTGAAATATGGTTATGCCCGGGGATATGAACCGGTGCGCTATGTGCGAAACATTCGTGAATACCGGCATATTTTGAGAAATGATCTTAACAACGCTGACGCTAATTCGCAGCAGGCCAGCAGCCAATAGATGCCTCAATTCAGGAAATAGAATCCTTTTCACGCAAAGCCAAGGAGAAGTCGAAATGATTGCCGTTATCGCCAAAATTCCGGTTGTGCCGGAAAAAAAGCAGCAGGCCCTGGAAGTGATCCGGAATTTGATGAAGGAAGTGGCCAACGAGGAAGGCACCC
The Desulfosalsimonas propionicica DNA segment above includes these coding regions:
- a CDS encoding fibronectin type III domain-containing protein, with protein sequence MRTDKHRTKSFTLTIGLFFLFSLLSSTAFCAEITLSWSRPDDDRVAGYNIYHGETGTNFKSAPGQSIDSPDITSCTISELKEGQTYDFAATSLDGNGNESDFSETINHTVGSTETTDDENQLLVFGDTADAHELGTLTDTFININEETNSASEQLNTYTWPENTPANAILLKADLSALPDGAEIQSAVLHLYQTAAGGDGSYDLSVHKILNHNPEFNGANGYTYDGVKEWTANSDCYNDIPLAQADITAAEDVKTLNQEPGYKQWDISGMAKAWVDNPDANYGLMINSDDSAAANSHRYFAASEAADANTRPRLEITFTVDPDDADNDGDGYSVNDGDCNDNDASVYPGAEEICGDGIDQNCDGTDAACTEENDDTSNDGSDSESGDDGSSDDGSSDADSGDDSDNTDDQTDGTVSEDTQFGDVTLSWSRPDDDRIAGYNLYYGKSGTDFKSAPDVTIDAADTTSHTFFDLETGYEYAFAATSLDGNGNESDFSETIYYSVDPEDSNETDNDGSDSESGDDGSSDDSSSDADSGGDGDNTDDQTDGTVSEDTQSGDVTLSWSRPDDDRVAGYNLYYGKSGTDFKSTPDVTIDAADTTSHTFFDLETGYEYAFAATSLDGNGNESDFSETVYHTAGSTDETSDNTADTSDDSGEDTTNEQETDSTDPESDSGTDSSDDESTDEQYISEDVFEDSIEFAEIEINHEWQSVIFEKIFYDPVIVAKPMSLNGSDPGVIRIKNLNWEGFDIRIQEWEYLDDWHVNENASYLVVEAGRHELPNGIQMEAATFETNSTQNVSFSRPFNQKPVVICSVTTENERTAVTGRIHNITKDRFDFDLQQQEANKDGHNALETISFIAWEPSSDTIAGISYIVDTTFDEVTDELHAITFYPSFETSPVFVADMQTKDGRDTANVRWQNKNAGGVEVLIDEEQSKDSEVKHITEAVGYMSFSLSP
- the mltF gene encoding membrane-bound lytic murein transglycosylase MltF gives rise to the protein MVLWTYGCDQLTGSMPSRSLAEIKNSGKLVVLTRNAPTTYYIDQTGQPTGPEYDLVESFAEFLGVDVEYQICQTVDQVLTDLEQGKGDLAAAGLTITEAREEKFRFSPPYQEITPQVVTRRDRIQPESIEDLLGIEIVVIASSSYAERLAHLRDTEYPELQWEEAQDLATEQLLFDVWAANIDCTIADSNIVDINRRYYPQLMAPINLGRAQQLGWAMAPRRRDLSRAIAKWMKDFEQTGQMDHVHEKYYGFFEAFDYVDTMRYLRRIQARFPKYREYFRQAAEKYDLPFDLLAAQAYQESHWNPHAVSPTGVRGIMMLTLTTAREMGVSNRLDPRQSIFGGAKYLARLKKSFSEKVTEPDLTWLALAAYNVGRGHLHDAQILARKLGLSPHSWRDLKQVLPLLADQEYYKDLKYGYARGYEPVRYVRNIREYRHILRNDLNNADANSQQASSQ